The following proteins come from a genomic window of Lolium rigidum isolate FL_2022 chromosome 5, APGP_CSIRO_Lrig_0.1, whole genome shotgun sequence:
- the LOC124651730 gene encoding histone H4: MSGRGKGGKGLGKGGAKRHRKVLRDNIQGITKPAIRRLARRGGVKRISGLIYEETRGVLKIFLENVIRDAVTYTEHARRKTVTAMDVVYALKRQGRTLYGFGG; the protein is encoded by the coding sequence ATGTCCGGCAGAGGCAAGGGCGGCAAGGGGCTGGGCAAGGGCGGCGCCAAGCGCCACCGGAAGGTGCTGCGCGACAACATCCAGGGCATCACCAAGCCGGCCATCCGCCGCCTGGCGCGCCGCGGCGGCGTGAAGCGCATCTCCGGGCTCATCTACGAGGAGACCCGCGGCGTGCTCAAGATcttcctcgagaacgtcatccgcgacgCCGTCACCTACACCGAGCACGCGCGACGCAAGACCGTCACCGCCATGGACGTCGTCTACGCGCTCAAGCGCCAGGGACGCACCCTCTACGGCTTCGGAGGGTAG